A region of Lycium barbarum isolate Lr01 chromosome 3, ASM1917538v2, whole genome shotgun sequence DNA encodes the following proteins:
- the LOC132631122 gene encoding uncharacterized protein LOC132631122 has product MIGGTPAHSYAVLDAYSYMLRTVNEGSKTSLKVDDNGRFKYFFVFYGSWIRGFVHMRKVLAVDRTFLRGPYKGVLLSAVAQDTENYIFPIAFCVVDKECDASYEYFFEQLLDIVPNTTELCIISDRHPSIGKMVSKIYSKAHYGCCTRHLTENAIKEFHCGDFLGHFYHTTKTYCKDVFNDHFEETRYINAEVADYLENVGFRKWSIACFPGNRSPTIIVVGGTTGTVVPATVVVVGQLKRIVPATAIVVGGLRSYDMLTSNIAESINSMFNEEREFPITALFNTISRRWCKPTTSVVVIQLKQLLGQLLKLSNN; this is encoded by the exons ATGATAGGAGGGACACCAGCCCACAGTTATGCAGTTCTAGATGCTTATAGTTATATGCTTAGGACTGTAAATGAAGGAAGCAAGACATCGTTGAAAGTTGATGACAATGGGAGGTTCAAATATTTCTTTGTATTTTATGGATCTTGGATTAGGggatttgtacatatgagaaaAGTCTTAGCCGTTGACAGGACATTCTTAAGGGGCCCTTACAAGGGAGTTTTGCTATCTGCTGTGGCACAAGATACagaaaattatatttttcctATTGCATTTTGTGTAGTAGATAAGGAGTGTGATGCTTCATATGAATACTTTTTTGAGCAATTGCTAGACATAGTCCCCAATACTACAGAGTTGTGCATCATTTCTGATAGGCATCCAAGCATAGGAAAAATGGTATCAAAGATTTACTCTAAAGCACACTATGGATGTTGCACGAGGCATCTTACTGAAAATGCAATAAAAGAATTTCATTGTGGAGATTTCCTTGGACATTTTTATCATACAACTAAAACATACTGTAAAGATGTGTTCAATGACCATTTTGAAGAAACTAGATATATCAATGCAGAAGTCGCCGATTATCTTGAGAATGTTGGCTTCCGTAAATGGAGTATAGCATGCTTCCCAGGAAATAG GTCCCCAACAATTATTGTAGTTGGTGGAACAACTGGAACAGTTGTTCCAGCAACTGTAGTAGTTGTGGGACAATTAAAGAGAATTGTTCCAGCAACTGCAATAGTTGTTGGGGGCCTGCGGTC GTATGATATGTTGACCTCAAACATTGCTGAGTCTATTAACTCAATGTTTAATGAAGAAAGAGAATTCCCCATTACTGCCCTATTCAACACTATAAGTAGGAGGTG GTGTAAGCCAACAACTTCAGTAGTTGTCATACAACTAAAGCAATTGTTAGGACAACTACTGAAGTTGTCGAACAACTAA